The following is a genomic window from Niabella soli DSM 19437.
GGTCTGTTTTTCTATACGCTCCGCCCAAAGTCAAAACCGATGGCAAATTTGCTTCCGGGTTAAAAGTATAATCTATTGCGGCTTTCCCGGCAAAATCATTCTCGTTGAGTGTAGAAAAAAAGCGGTTATTATCTCCCGGAGAATTGGCACTTAGAATGTAGCTTCCGGCTCCCGTCATGGCATAAGCATTGGTTTTTCTGTCCGGCTCTGTTCCACGCATTGTACTATAAACGGCACCAACGTTTGCACTGACTTTATCGCTGAATTTATAATCTGCCAACAATTGGTTGGAGAACAAATTATTATTATTGTTTTGCTGGCGGACAATGCGCGATTGTTGTGCATCTTCCGAACCAAGATTATCATTAATATCTTTATTGTAACCCAAATAATTCCCCACAAACTGAGTATTATTATGGATAAAGAGCGCGTTCCATGAAAGGCTTCCTTTAGTGTATTTGAATTTTACGTTTCCGAGCAAAGACTGCGTGGTTTTATAATCAGAGCGGTCCATATTCATACTTTGCTGGTAATCGCCCGTATTTGTCGCCTGTCCTATAAAGCCTTTTCTGTAGTAATAATCGCTCACGCTGTTTGCAACAGCAAATAATGAAAGGGTATTATTGCCATTCCCTACCTTCAATCTCCGGCCGCCAGCGATGTTAAAGTTTGTATTTATGGGGGGCGAAACACTGTTGGTTTTGAAACCGGAATGAAACGTGTATTGGGTCAAATCCGTAATCGGAACATTTCTACCGTTTTTAAGAAAGCCAAAATAACTGTACGCGCCGTTCGCAATCGAAAACTTGTCTGCCGAAATAGCATTGGTGTTAAGGCCTGCACCTACAGAAATGCTCAAAAGTTTAGCTTTTTCTAATTCTTTAGAAGAAATATCAATATTCGCCCCGGAATTATCACCGTAAAGGTTGGCTCCGAAAGTTTTGTTTACATTAATGTTTTTAATGATGTTGGATTGAAAAAACTCCAAAGAAATGTTTTTGTACAGTGGGTCTTCCGCGGGAAGTGGCAATCCATTAAGAAATGTAGAGTTGTACCGGTCGCCAAGCCCGCGTACAAATACGTTTTTCACGCCTTCCTGTTTAGCAATTCCTGCTGTTTTTGTAACGGCAATTGCGGCATCGGAAACGCCTTTTTTCGCCATTTCCTGCGAACCGATGGCTTGTTTCATTTCCAAAGATCTTTTCTGCTCGGTAAGAAGCGCAGCCTCGGATTCTTTGGTTGATTTTCCCTGTACAACTACGCCTTCCAACTGTACCGCTTTATTTTCCAAAGCCACCAGTAATTCTTTAAAACGGCCGCCTTCAGCTTCAATGTTACTTACCGTTTTAGTTGCATAGCCCACGGCAGAAATTTCAAGTTCATATGCTTTTTCGACACTTACAGCCAGGGTGAAATCTCCTTCGGTATTAGTGCGGGTGCCGGTATTGGCTCCTGTAATCTTTACGGTAGCCCCCACAATCGGTTGCCCGGCATCATTTACCACTTTTCCCGAAATCTTATTTTGTGCCGCCAAACAATTACCAACCAGCATTAATAATCCAATAAGCAGATACCTGAATTGCATACGTGAGATTTGCTGCAAAAGTCAATCCGCCGGATTACCCCATTGTTACGTAGCCGTTACTAAATTGTTTCTGTAATTTTATTTCTATGTTAACAGCCTGTTTTTTGTGGACATACAGTGGAAAACCGGTGTATTGGGTAAACAAAAAATCAAATCAAACCCTGTTTTCTATATTAAGGAATTATTAATTCCTTTAATTTTATGGGTACGCTCCCCTCAAGCCAATAATTTTGCCACCAATTAAATTTCAACCATGGGATTAAATTCATTTATTAAACTGTTCACACCCAAAAACACTGTTTTTTTTGAGCTGTTTGAAAAAATTTCAAACAATGTGGCCCTGATGGGGACTCTTATTAAAAAATTTGCTTCGGAACCTGATCCGGACAAAAGAAATGCCTATGTACAGCAGATCATTGACCTGGAGCACGATAATGACGAACTGACGCACAATGTGTTTACAGAACTGGGGCGCAACTTCATTACGCCTTTCGACCGGGAAGACATCCACTTTCTTGCCACCTCGCTTGATGATATTGCCGATTATATTTATTCCGCCGTTAAAAAGATCAAGCTCTACCGCGTGAATCCCAATGAAACGGGCATTTTAAAAATGGTGGAACTGATAGAAGCTGCTACAGAACAGGTAAGAATAGTGGTAATGGAGCTGCGGGATATGAAAAAGATACGGGATATTACGGAAGGCCTGATCAAAATAAACAGTATAGAGAACCAGGCAGATGATGTATTTGACCTGAGCATTGAAAAACTATTTGATACGGAATCGGACGCAAAAGAAGTGATCAAAAAAAGGGACATTTTCCAGGTGATGGAAACAGTAACGGATAAGTGTGAGGACGCCGGTAACGTCATTGAATCCATTATTATCAAATACGCGTAATCTGTTCATCGGCTGTAGTTCCTGGTTCATAGCCCGCAATGAAAACGAACATCTGCAAAAAACTATGATCCATGAGCTAAGAACCATGAACCATTAACTATTAACCATAATTTATGTTCTCCTTACTTATAGTTATTGTTGCATTGGCGCTGATCTTTGATTATATCAACGGATTTCATGATGCCGCCAATTCTATTGCAACAATTGTTTCCACCAAAGTACTAACGCCCTTTCAGGCCGTATTATGGGCCGCATTCTGGAACTTTGTTGCTTTTTTTGTTTTTAAAGACCATAAAGTTGCCGATACCATCGCTAAAACAGTAAAACCGGAATTTCTTGATTTTGACCTGGTCGTAATACTGGCAGCAGTGATCGCCGCCATCCTGTGGAACCTGTTTACCTGGTGGTTTGGTATTCCGTCGAGCTCCTCCCACACGTTGATCGGAGGTTTAATAGGCGCCGCCATCGCCAAAGCTCATACTTTTAATGTTATTGTGATGGCCAATTTTATAAAAACAGTGGTCTTCATCTTTCTTTCTCCGCTGATCGGCATGCTGCTGGCGTTCCTGATCACCCTTGGCATTTACTGGATCTGCAGAAATAAAAATCCCTACAGCACCGACAAATGGTTTAAACGGCTGCAGCTAGTGTCCTCCGCAGCCTTTAGCCTGGGCCATGGTGGTAACGACGCGCAAAAAGTAATGGGACTTATTTCTGTAGTGATTCTTTATCATGGTGTGCAAACAGGAACTATGAGCGCAGATGTTGATCCGAAAAGCATCCTGATGTCACATGCCTGGATCCCCATCGCCTGCTATAGCGCTATTGCCCTGGGCACCATGAGCGGGGGCTGGAAGATCGTAAAAACCATGGGAACAAAGATCACCAAAGTAACCCCGCTGGAAGGCGTGGCCGCAGAAACGGCAGCAGCCTCTACCCTTATCCTTACCGAAGGCATGGGTATCCCCGTAAGTACCACCCATACCGTAACCGGAGCCATTATAGGGGTGGGCGCCACCAAACGCCTGTCTGCCGTACGCTGGGGCGTTACCATCAACCTGTTAATAGCCTGGATCCTGACCATTCCGGTTAGTGCCGTGGTTGCAGGGATCGTTTATTATGTGATCAAATTATTTATGTAACAACCGGTACACCAACTACATTTTTAAAAAAAGTAGCTGTCTCAAAAGGGCAGCCATTTTTTTGTTTACGCACCTGCTATAAATAAAAAAGAGCCCGAAGCAAATTAATGCCGGGAAGGCGGAAATACGGGAAGATATTGTTTTTTAAAATAATTTTGATGCCGGTTTATTATTCCCGCCTCACCGGCTTCCCGGCCAGTTATCACTTTTGAAACAATCCTTTTTTGTAGCGTTTTTTTCCGCAACTTTGTTCCACAATATTTTAATATGAGTAAGATTTTAGTAACCGGGGGTAGTGGGTATATAGGATCACATACCATTGTTGATTTAATTGAAAACGGATACGATGTAATATCTGTTGATAATAACAGCCGTTCCCAGCCTTTTATTTTAGACCGGGTCGAAAACATCACGGGTAAAAAGATAAAAAATTACAAAGTGGATCTTTGCGATTTTGATGATACCCATGCTATTTTTATGGAAAACCCGGACATTACCGGGATCATTCATTTTGCCGCTTACAAAGCGGTGGGCGAATCAGTAGAAATGCCCTTGGTATACTACGAGAATAATCTGAACTCTTTACTAAATGTTTTAAAGTGCGCCCGCGATTTTAGTACGCCGTATTTTGTTTTCTCGTCCTCTTGCACGGTTTACGGCAACCCCGATAAAATTCCGGTAGTGGAGACAACTCCTACCAAACCGGCAGAATCTCCTTATGGCGCCACTAAACAAATGGGTGAGCAGATCCTGACCGATTTTGCAAAAGTGTTTGACACCAATGTGATCGCATTGCGTTATTTTAACCCGGTAGGTGCGCACCCCTCTATCGAAATTGGGGAAGTGCCCATTGGCCGCCCGCAAAACCTGGTGCCGGCCATTACGCAAACCGCTATTGGCAAATTACCCAAAATGACGGTTTTTGGCGACGATTATGATACCCGCGACGGCTCCTGTGTACGGGATTTTATTCACGTAAGTGATATTGCCCATGCGCATACCCTGGCCATCAAATACCTGGAAGAGGTAAAGAATAAGTCCAATTACGAGATCTTCAACCTGGGCACCGGCAATGGCGTTACCGTTTTAGAGGCGATACGATCATTTGAAAAAGTAAGCGGGGTAAAACTGAATTATGAAATCGGCCCGCGCCGCCCGGGGGATGTTATTGCCATTTACGCCAATAATGACCATGCGGTTAATACACTTGGATGGGAAATCAAATATGGCCTGGACGCTATGATGGAGACGGCCTGGAAATGGGAGCAGCAACTGTCAAAGGAAAAACAGGCGTAATTGTTAGGGCACAAAATTTTTGTTCAACTGAGCGAGGCTACAAGCCTCGCTCTTTTATTACCCGAAAAAAAGCAATTTATCGATTGGCATTGTCAGATTTTTTCAATGGTTTTAGCAGCGAAAAAGCCACAAAAGCTCTGAAACACTGAAAGAATATGTGAGACCACAAATTAAAGTAATGAAAACCAATCATTATTTTTCCCCGTCATTTCGAGCCCGACGCCAGGAGGGGAGAAATCCCGTCCTTTAATGATAAGATTTACCTTCGGTGATAAAAGTTCCCTTCATCCGCCTTTGGCGAATTCATTGAAATGACGCCCCCTTAATGTGTCATTGCTTCAATGATTTGGCGCCGTAAATCCTAATTCAGGGTGACAGTTTTTTTAATATCCAATTGGATTATTTTAAGAAATGTGCCTTTGGCACCGCTCCAATTCCAGGTTCGTCCGGCACTTCAATAACCCCATTCGCCTTATAAACGATGCCTCCTTCAACCGGATCTTCGCTAAACATTAGCGCGGTATCAAAGTCAAAATATACGATATTCGGACTGCACAAGGCCAGGTGTGCAAAGGCCGTCATGGCCAGCCGCGATTCCAGGAAGGCCCCGATCTGTATTTCCATACCGGCGTCTTCGGCCATACGGATCATCTGCAACGCATTGTAAATACCACCGCTTTTGCCCAACTTGATGTTGATGCGATCGCAGGCCTTCAGCCCGATCAATCGTTTTACATCATGCTGATCACAACAGCTTTCGTCTGCCATCAACCTAACAGGGCTTTCTGCTTTAATTTCAGGTAGCTCCATAAAGTTCCACCGGGCGATGGGCTCTTCGCAATGTTGTATCTTAAACGGTGCCAGCGCTTTCAATGTTGCAATGGCTTCTTCTGTATCCCAGCCCTGGTTGGCATCCACCCGCAACGGAATATCATACCCCACCGCTTCACGTATGGCCTGTATGCGTTTTACATCTTCCGCACCGCCTTTGCCAATTTTCACTTTAATAACAGGAAATCCCTGCCCTTTTATTTTTGCCGCATCCGCCGCCATTTTGGACGGCGCTCCCACACTTACAGTATAATCGGTCACTATTTGTTTGTTCTTATTCCCTCCTAAAAAAGCGTATAAAGGCAGTCCTGCGTGTTTTGCGGCGATATCATACAAGGCCATATCAAAAGCGCTTTTAATACTTTTGTTGCCATAGATAACCCCATCCATATCTGCAATACGGCCCGGTATATCCAGCGGATCTTTCCCCCTCAATACCTGCTCAAAATAGCGGCTCACAACAAGTCCTGTATCTGCCGATTCGCCGTTGATAGTCATAAACGGGCTGCATTCGCCCCAACCGGTAATGCCGGCATTAGTTTCGATCTTTACCAGCACGCTTTCCGCGTTATAAAGCGGTCCCAGGGAAATAATGAACGGCTCCTTTAGGGGAATAAATAATTTATAACAAGTAATGTTTGTGATCGTCAATTGTTGCATCTGCTAAAAATACAACAGTTAGTGGAAAGCCTCACATCCCGCAGTTATATTGTTTGGAAGAAAGTACAACGCCGTTTATATCAGTAAGCACTACGAATAAATGCTTTTTATCGCGTAAGGAGAACGTGTAGATAAAAGCGTCCTTCCTCGATAATTCTGTAACGCCGTATATCTCGCAGCCTTTGTATTCCTTCTTTATTTGTTGCATGATAAAAACCGGGAGGTTTTGTTCTTTATAATACCTGATGGTTTGAACGAGGTTACCTCCATTATCAAAACGCGCCCGCATTAATATATTATCTTCCTGAAAAGAAACGTCGCTAAAATCCTTACCTGCTGACCATACTACATTATGTGCATTTTTGAACAGCGCGTTAAAAGATTTTAAAGACAAGTCGTTAACCAAAGGGTTGCCCGCAGCGGCGCAATACCCAACGCTGCTGAGCAGTAGCAGCAGTAGAATCCGTTTCATGATGCTTGTTTTTTTATTGTGTATACAAATTCACAAAGCTCATTCCTCATTATAAAGGTATCGCGCAGGGGAAAAAAAGTCAATCCCCCCATAAGCGTGATTTTGTACGATCCTCTATGAAGGACAGGGAAAGACAACCTCAGATATACCGGTCTTTCCGGGCCACTTTTATGGCCTCATCACGGGAGTTGACATTTAATTTGTGATAGATATTTTTGATGTGCGATTTTACTGTTTCCAGATCAATAAATAATTCGGTTGCAATTTTTGAACGGCTTTTTCCATCTGCAACACATTCAAGGATTTCCGTTTCCCTTTTGGTTAAAGGGGTATTTATATTTTTTTGAAAATGCCTCATTACCAGCATGGCTATATTGGCGCTCATAACACCCCCGCCTTTTACCACCTCTTTAATATGCTCTTTTATTTTATTAAAAGAAGTGTTTTTAGTAAGATATCCTGAAGCGCCGTTTTTTAATGCCGTAAAAACCAGTTCCGCTGATTCATATACGGTAAGCATAATAATTTGTGTTTGTGGCAGTCTTTTTTTGATTTCGGGTAACGCATCCACGCCTTTGATCCCCGGCAGTTGAATATCGAGTAAAATAACATCCGGCCGGTTTGCCTCCAGGCCGCTTAGCGCTTCTTCAACCGATCCATAGTCTCCGGACGTAAAAAAAAATTCGTCGGCTTCTAAAAGCCTCACGTATCCCTTCCGGATGATTTCATCATCTTCTATGATACATACATTAATGATCTGCGGGGCTCCGGTACTATATGGGTTATCGGTATTCATTGTAATTGCTATTATTAATTTGGCAGTATATTAAAAATTAAAGAACAGGAGGTCCCCTGGTGCTTTACGGAAGTAATGGTAATATGCCCGCCGATTTTATCGGCCCTGCGTTTGATATTGCTTAGCCCGTTACCGGTAAGCAACTCTTTGTCAAACCCCACACCATCGTCTGTAAAATAAACGCCCACAGCGCCCGGGCTTTCTTTGCGGCAGACTATAACTACTTTTGTTGCCTGCGCATGCCGCATGCTGTTACTCAGCAGCTCCTTAAAGATCATGATGATATTGCGGTTGTGGCCGGGGGGGATTTTTATTCCCGGCTCCATACCGGCAAGACCTGTAAACTCAAACTGAACCTCCGTATCGCTAAATAGTTCCACGCCGGTTTGCCGGATCGTAGTCAGTACATCATTCAGGTTATCGCTTTCCCTGGACAAAGACCAGATAATTTCTTTTGTACCGGTATAAAGTCCCAGGGCATTTAATTTTATCTGGCTGATGATTTTATTTTTGTCTTCATCTTGTGGATCTGTTTTATGTTGCAGTACATCCGCCAGCAAGGATATCCTGGTTAATTTATTCCCCAGCTCATCATGAAAATCCGCAGCCGTTTGCTCTCTTATTTTTTGTTGCTCCTGTTCTTTAATTTTACGGATCTCTTTATGCCTCTTACGTTTCTCATTTGCATATAGCAACTGGATGCCTCCGCCAACCAATATTAACGCTACCACTATCAGCCCTTTGAACCAGGTGGTTTTATAATAGGGCGTAATAATGGTAAAGGGATACGCAACCGTATTTGCAGAGGCTATGCCCTCCCTGGTAAAAGCTTTCACTTTAAAAATATACTGACCTGGCGGAAGGTTTTTATAGTTTAATGTTGTTTCGGAGCGAAACGATGAAAAGCCGGCGTCAAAACCATCCAACCGATAGGAATATAAAAATGCGGACGGATCGCGCAGGCAAATCCCCTTAAAACTGAAGGAAATGCTGTTATTGTCAAATGCGATTTCCGGGTTCAACGGCAAATGCTCCCATGCCGAAAAAGTACCCGAACCAGCCGCTTTGAAGCCCGGATAATCCACGCCCTCAAGAACCACAACCGGCCTCCTTATATTATCCTTTTTTTCAGGTAACGGATTGTATATAAAAGCTCCTTTTGTAGTACCGATCCAAACATTCTGTTCCCCATCTTCAAGTATCGCATTCAGATTTGTTTCTGAGGGCTCATAGCCATCGCTAATATTGAATTGCTTTACATCGAAGCTTTTTAAATTATCATTCAACCGCACCCATTGCATTCCGGAACTGGTTCCCACCCACAGCTTCCCGCCGGAATCCTTCATTAGTGTAAAAACGTTATTATCCTTCAACCCGTTATCCCGGCTACAGGGCAACACTTTGTTTGCAACCGGATCCCAAAAAAAGAGACCATCTCCGAAACTGCCGATCACAATGTAGTTACCGGTACGCTCAAAACAGGAAATCGTTATATCGTCATCTATACCCTGGATATACAATTTTTTAAAATCATGTTTCCGCCGGGAATAACGATACATTCCGTTATCTCCCGCCAATAGTATTGCATCATCATCTAGTTCAATAGAATTAACAAGCCCCGTGGTGCCTTCAAATTTTGTAGCGGTTACCCCATCGATCCAATAGCCCCCCATTGTTGTATGCACCAGTACCCGGTTGCCATAAGGCTTGATGGTATAAATTCCCGGACGGTATTTTTTTTCGAGCGGTATCTCTGCCACCCGCCCTGCGTTTATCTGTAACAGCCGGTTATCCGTTGTTCCGATATAGATCGTTCCCCGGCCGTCAGAGCCCATACAATTAATTCCGTAGCTGCTATGCCGCGCGTAATCGATACGGTGAAATGTTTTTGTTTGGCGATCGTATTGCTGCAATCCGCCTTCTCTTGTGCCCAGCAGGATGCTCCCCTCTTTTGTTTTTGAAAACCCCATTACAATATTGCCTGCCAGCCCTGTATTTTTATCATACTTCACAAACGGGCCTTCGCAGTATTTAAACAACCCGTCGCCATCAGAACCTATCCAGAAATTGTTATCAGCATCCTTATAAATAGTATGAATCATATTATCCGACAGGCCGTTGCGCGCATTGATCTCTTTTTTAAATGAAAGGTCGCCCCCATCCAGAACAATAATACCTTTTGACGATGCCACCCAAAGATTATTACCATCATCAACACAGGCATTCAGAAAAAAACCTGAGGTTTCCTTTCTTTGAATAAGTACTCCATCCTTAATTTTTAAAAGTGCCCGTTGGTTGGTTATGGCGTAAAAAGCGTCTTTTCCCTCTGTTAACTGCCGGATAAATTCATGCCTCCGGAGACCCGCCATATCCGGCTCTTTCGTCCACTGTTCATTCAGCAAAGTGTAAAAACCGGCTCCATTTATATACACCCACAAGCGGTTCTTACTGTCGCAGTATACACAGGTAGGGGTTTTGTTTTTTTCAGGAGTATTGAGCCGGATAACCTTATCCCCCTTTACAATAAATATTCCCTGCCAGGCACTATATGCATAAATATTTCCCGACGCATCTTCCGCAATGGCATCAAAACTTACAAACGGGTTCTCTTCCGGCGTTTGCAGGTTTTGGAACCGGTATCCATCATATTTAGAAAGTCCTTTTGTTGTCCCGATCCATATGTCTCCCTTGCGTGAGCTATACAGCGCCGTGATGCTATTCGAATTAATGCCGTCCTTTTTTGAAAAGCTTGTAAAATGCACTCCATCAAAACGGTTCAGACCCGCCGCCGTTCCTATCCATAAATAGTTCCGGATGTCCTGTGCAATGCTGGTTACCTGGGATTGGCTCAGCCCATTATTAACATTGAAGTTCTCAAGTGGCAACTGTTGTGCCTGCGCCGTTTGCAACGCAAAGCAAATCAGGACAATCCGGCTAATCCTTGCAGACAGTTGTATCATTTTTATACGTTCTCTATAAAATTAAAATACAAAAACGACTCTGTAATTTATTTTTACGTATGCCAATAAAAACGGGCAGGCAGTAAAAACCACCTGCGTTGCAGACAAAAAAATCTACATGAGAAAAATTATTTTTTGTGGCGATTGTTTCTTCAACATTTGAATAAACGCAGCCAGTTACACCACAAAGTTACCGTTGCTGCAGGAAATAAGCATCCCCCATAAAGGGGGATTTATAGCTGTCGGCCGTCATTGAAAAACAATGATGGATCAATAATTATACTGGTTACTGTATCATCACAGGTTCCGGGAACGGGCCTTTCCGTTTTGTGGCAGGCAAAAAGCAACAAGGCCCTACGGCAAGGATTGTTGTTCTCATAAAATTAAATGGTTTTAAAAGGAGAAACGGAAAAAGGGGAGGGACGCAACAAGAAGAGTATACACTCAGGACTCAGCGGCATCTGTTTTAAAGCCGATCGGGTTGCGGGCCGGGGCCTTAACTTTTCTTCCATTATTTCTTTGATTAACTCAAAAATAGTTTCGATTTCGCCGTCGTGCATTTTTACATCATGTCCAATATTGATAATCTTTTTATCCAGTTGCTCTAATTTTAGTAATATATCCTGATTGGCAAGCAGTGCTTCACGCAGCCGGACAAAAATATCAACGATTTTTATGCTTACCTCTATGGCCTTGCTGCTTTTTAAAACATTCGCCAGCATCAATACCCCATGTTCGGTAAACGCATTGGGCATCGACCCGCCCAATACTTGCTTAGATGGTATCGCATTTTGCGACACCATTAAATCCGCCTCGGCATCAGTAAGTTTAAACATAAAATTTTCGGGAAAACGAGCAGCATTGCGTTTTACCTGTTCATTCAATCTTCTTGTTTCCACGCCATACATTGCAGCCAGATCTCTGTCCAGCATTACTTTTTGTCCTCTTAGCGTATAAATCTTATTAATTACACTTTCGTCATTGATTATCAGTGCTTTCATAGTATAAAGGTTTGCTTTGTTAAAGAAACTCCTGTTTTTCAAACGGTTCTATGTCAGGCAATCGCTCCCGCTAATTTAACTTATTTATTTCCTGAAAACAAAAACGACCAACCCCCTCCATAAGACCGTCGCGGCCCCAAAATCATCATTTAGTGCCTGTATATGCATCCCGGGACGGAATCCTGCCGCCATTATGACCGGAACCCCGAACTGAGCGTAGCAACCCAGATGCCACCTATGCTGCAGCCGGTTCAAAAAATATCCGGCATCCAACCCTATTTTTTATACACTTCCGGGTTTACGATCGTGGGCAGCGGCGCGCCGGTTAAGCCGGCGATCACGTTGCGGGCAGACAAGAGGGCCATTTGATCACGCGTTTCCTCGGTGGCAGAACCAATATGCGGTAATACACACACATTAGGCATCCTTAATAATGGGTTCTCCGGCGCCATGGGTTCAGGGTTGGTTACGTCCAGGCCGGCCCCCCAGATCGTTTTCTGATCCAGCGCTTCTTTCAGATCGGCCTCATCATGCAAACCGCCCCGCCCGGTATTTATGAAAATGGCGCGGGGTTTCATTTTTGAAAAAGCGTTTTTGTTGAATATATTTTTTGTCTGGGGCGAGAGATTGGCATGCGCCGAAAGTACATCACTGTTGGCCAGCAGCTCTTCAAAAGAAACATAGCCGGCTCCTAATTCTTTCTCTGCCGTTTCATTCCGGTTCCGGTTGTGATAGATGATCTTCATATCAAAAGCCGCCTTACACTTTTTGGCCATTTCAAAGCCAATGCTGCCCAAACCGAAAACACCTAATGTTTTGCCATACAATTCTATACCTAAATCGGCAATTGGTTCAAATTCCTGCCATTTCCCGTCTAATATTTTATGATAATTATAAAATGCTTTGCGCGATACCGCCAGCATCAGCAGGAAGGCGGTATCTGCTGTGGCACGACTCAAAACACCCGGCGTATTGCCCACCGGGATGCCCAGGCGGGTTGCGGCGGCAATGTCTACATTATCATACCCAACTGAAAAAAGAGAAACCACTTTCAGGTGCTTGCAGGCCTCCAGGAAATGGGCGTTTGCCTTTACAAAGCCGGCGCTTAGCAGGGCATCATACTGCTGCAATTCGGTAATTAACACCTCCTGAGCGAGCGTTTTGGCAGAAATGGTTACCGCAATACCGGCATCTTTCATTAACTGGATACCTGTTTCGGGGATGGGCCGTGTTACGAATACTTTCATGATTTATGATTGTGAATAGTTCATAGCTCATGGTTCATAGCACCGCATCAACCATGAACTATACGCCATGAACTATGAACGAGCCTCGGCGAAGCTACCGCTATTCGCCGACATTTTTCTTCGCTTCACCGAGAAACAAACGCCAAACAAGGTACTATGTATTGCCCAATACTATAGCTATCGGGTATCTTTGACCTACAATCGACCGAAATAATGAATATTGATAATACACAAAGCCAGATGCGGAAAGGGATTTTAGAGTTCTGCATTCTTTCCGTGATCAAAAGAGGGGAGGCTTACCCCAGCGATATCCTGGAGGAAATGCGCGCCGCGGGTTTACAGATCCTGGAGGGTACACTTTATCCCCTGCTTACCCGGCTGAAAAATGCGGAAATGCTTACGTATCGCTGGGAAGAAAGCAGCAGCGGGCCACCCCGGAAATATTTTTCCCTTACCGAAAAAGGAGAGCAGTTCTATAAAGAACTGGAGCAAACCTGGAACGAACTTTCTGTAGCCGTAAATACCCTAAGCAATAAAACCCTGTAACAACAAAACATAAGAAATGAAACAGATCATAAACATACAATTGGGAGGACGCAGCATTGCTATTGAAGATACCGCAGCGGCAAAAGTAAAGCAGTACCTGGACAGCCTGCGCGCGCATTTTGCCAAAGAGCAGGGAAAGGATGAGATCATTGCCGATATTGAAAGCCGTTTTTCGGAGCTGATGTTTGAAAAACTGCGCAAAGGCGCGCCGCATATCACCGAAGCCGATACAGATGAAATGATCACCAT
Proteins encoded in this region:
- a CDS encoding mandelate racemase/muconate lactonizing enzyme family protein translates to MQQLTITNITCYKLFIPLKEPFIISLGPLYNAESVLVKIETNAGITGWGECSPFMTINGESADTGLVVSRYFEQVLRGKDPLDIPGRIADMDGVIYGNKSIKSAFDMALYDIAAKHAGLPLYAFLGGNKNKQIVTDYTVSVGAPSKMAADAAKIKGQGFPVIKVKIGKGGAEDVKRIQAIREAVGYDIPLRVDANQGWDTEEAIATLKALAPFKIQHCEEPIARWNFMELPEIKAESPVRLMADESCCDQHDVKRLIGLKACDRINIKLGKSGGIYNALQMIRMAEDAGMEIQIGAFLESRLAMTAFAHLALCSPNIVYFDFDTALMFSEDPVEGGIVYKANGVIEVPDEPGIGAVPKAHFLK
- a CDS encoding 2-hydroxyacid dehydrogenase translates to MKVFVTRPIPETGIQLMKDAGIAVTISAKTLAQEVLITELQQYDALLSAGFVKANAHFLEACKHLKVVSLFSVGYDNVDIAAATRLGIPVGNTPGVLSRATADTAFLLMLAVSRKAFYNYHKILDGKWQEFEPIADLGIELYGKTLGVFGLGSIGFEMAKKCKAAFDMKIIYHNRNRNETAEKELGAGYVSFEELLANSDVLSAHANLSPQTKNIFNKNAFSKMKPRAIFINTGRGGLHDEADLKEALDQKTIWGAGLDVTNPEPMAPENPLLRMPNVCVLPHIGSATEETRDQMALLSARNVIAGLTGAPLPTIVNPEVYKK
- a CDS encoding response regulator, yielding MNTDNPYSTGAPQIINVCIIEDDEIIRKGYVRLLEADEFFFTSGDYGSVEEALSGLEANRPDVILLDIQLPGIKGVDALPEIKKRLPQTQIIMLTVYESAELVFTALKNGASGYLTKNTSFNKIKEHIKEVVKGGGVMSANIAMLVMRHFQKNINTPLTKRETEILECVADGKSRSKIATELFIDLETVKSHIKNIYHKLNVNSRDEAIKVARKDRYI
- a CDS encoding ORF6N domain-containing protein, encoding MKALIINDESVINKIYTLRGQKVMLDRDLAAMYGVETRRLNEQVKRNAARFPENFMFKLTDAEADLMVSQNAIPSKQVLGGSMPNAFTEHGVLMLANVLKSSKAIEVSIKIVDIFVRLREALLANQDILLKLEQLDKKIINIGHDVKMHDGEIETIFELIKEIMEEKLRPRPATRSALKQMPLSPECILFLLRPSPFSVSPFKTI
- a CDS encoding ligand-binding sensor domain-containing protein yields the protein MIQLSARISRIVLICFALQTAQAQQLPLENFNVNNGLSQSQVTSIAQDIRNYLWIGTAAGLNRFDGVHFTSFSKKDGINSNSITALYSSRKGDIWIGTTKGLSKYDGYRFQNLQTPEENPFVSFDAIAEDASGNIYAYSAWQGIFIVKGDKVIRLNTPEKNKTPTCVYCDSKNRLWVYINGAGFYTLLNEQWTKEPDMAGLRRHEFIRQLTEGKDAFYAITNQRALLKIKDGVLIQRKETSGFFLNACVDDGNNLWVASSKGIIVLDGGDLSFKKEINARNGLSDNMIHTIYKDADNNFWIGSDGDGLFKYCEGPFVKYDKNTGLAGNIVMGFSKTKEGSILLGTREGGLQQYDRQTKTFHRIDYARHSSYGINCMGSDGRGTIYIGTTDNRLLQINAGRVAEIPLEKKYRPGIYTIKPYGNRVLVHTTMGGYWIDGVTATKFEGTTGLVNSIELDDDAILLAGDNGMYRYSRRKHDFKKLYIQGIDDDITISCFERTGNYIVIGSFGDGLFFWDPVANKVLPCSRDNGLKDNNVFTLMKDSGGKLWVGTSSGMQWVRLNDNLKSFDVKQFNISDGYEPSETNLNAILEDGEQNVWIGTTKGAFIYNPLPEKKDNIRRPVVVLEGVDYPGFKAAGSGTFSAWEHLPLNPEIAFDNNSISFSFKGICLRDPSAFLYSYRLDGFDAGFSSFRSETTLNYKNLPPGQYIFKVKAFTREGIASANTVAYPFTIITPYYKTTWFKGLIVVALILVGGGIQLLYANEKRKRHKEIRKIKEQEQQKIREQTAADFHDELGNKLTRISLLADVLQHKTDPQDEDKNKIISQIKLNALGLYTGTKEIIWSLSRESDNLNDVLTTIRQTGVELFSDTEVQFEFTGLAGMEPGIKIPPGHNRNIIMIFKELLSNSMRHAQATKVVIVCRKESPGAVGVYFTDDGVGFDKELLTGNGLSNIKRRADKIGGHITITSVKHQGTSCSLIFNILPN